One Curtobacterium sp. BH-2-1-1 genomic region harbors:
- a CDS encoding DUF58 domain-containing protein has translation MTDRRPVSTRSRRPSSTRSRRGSTAYERTGTVAGLTNVRTRLVGDRDGVAADAVVGLARAWSTAWRLVKRGWAEVSSVVTGLGWTVAALTLVAFVLGYRFGLREVVVVGFAGALLVVVAAVALIGRSRLVIRMRLPQHRVAVGDAAGVVVTAENPVRFPSVPTTVEVPVGSGLVDVAIPSIGPRGTFEREVPVPTVRRGVLDVGPVTGVRADPVGLVRREIVWTAREQVIVHPRTIAIPSTSTGLVRDLEGQATTDLSPSDIAFHAIREYMPGDDPRTIHWKSTAKSGALMVRQFEDTRRSHLVVALGLSRAEFADDEEFELAVSAAASLGARAIRDGREVTVVVSERTPEFAKRPVYAVHPLPTVTPTRLLDDFASVGLADACLPIAEVARIVGTDTAGISVAFLVVGSTVELPALRLAATRFPVGVEVVAVICEPEAQPRFLRVAGLTVMTIGYLDDLRHALHRSASAA, from the coding sequence GTGACCGACCGCCGGCCCGTCTCGACGCGCTCGCGCCGTCCGTCCTCGACGCGGTCGCGTCGCGGCTCGACGGCCTACGAGCGCACCGGGACGGTCGCCGGCCTCACGAACGTCCGGACGCGCCTGGTGGGCGACCGTGACGGCGTGGCAGCGGACGCGGTCGTCGGTCTCGCCAGGGCCTGGTCGACGGCCTGGAGGCTCGTCAAGCGTGGGTGGGCAGAGGTCTCGTCCGTGGTCACCGGCCTCGGGTGGACCGTCGCGGCGCTCACGCTGGTCGCGTTCGTGCTCGGCTACCGGTTCGGCCTGCGCGAGGTCGTCGTCGTGGGCTTCGCGGGGGCGCTCCTCGTCGTCGTCGCTGCGGTCGCGCTCATCGGTCGTTCGCGGCTCGTGATCCGGATGCGCCTGCCGCAGCACCGGGTGGCGGTGGGCGATGCCGCCGGCGTGGTGGTCACGGCGGAGAACCCGGTGCGGTTCCCCTCGGTCCCGACGACGGTCGAGGTGCCGGTCGGGTCCGGGCTGGTGGACGTGGCGATCCCGTCGATCGGCCCGCGCGGCACGTTCGAGCGCGAGGTCCCGGTGCCGACGGTCCGGCGCGGCGTGCTCGACGTCGGTCCGGTGACCGGTGTGCGAGCGGACCCGGTCGGCCTGGTCCGGCGCGAGATCGTCTGGACGGCCCGGGAGCAGGTCATCGTGCACCCGCGGACGATCGCGATCCCGTCGACGAGCACCGGCCTGGTGCGGGACCTCGAGGGGCAGGCGACGACCGACCTGTCGCCGTCCGACATCGCCTTCCACGCCATCCGGGAGTACATGCCCGGTGACGACCCCCGCACGATCCACTGGAAGTCCACGGCGAAGTCCGGTGCGCTGATGGTGCGCCAGTTCGAGGACACCCGCCGGTCGCACCTCGTTGTGGCCCTCGGCCTCTCACGTGCCGAGTTCGCCGACGACGAGGAGTTCGAGCTCGCGGTGAGCGCGGCAGCGTCGCTCGGCGCACGCGCGATCCGCGACGGCCGCGAGGTCACCGTGGTGGTGTCGGAGCGGACGCCGGAGTTCGCCAAGCGCCCCGTGTACGCCGTGCACCCGCTGCCCACCGTGACGCCCACCCGCCTGCTCGACGACTTCGCGTCCGTCGGACTCGCCGACGCCTGCCTGCCGATCGCCGAGGTCGCGCGCATCGTCGGCACCGACACCGCGGGCATCTCCGTGGCCTTCCTGGTGGTGGGCTCGACGGTCGAGCTGCCGGCGCTGCGACTGGCCGCGACGCGGTTCCCGGTCGGCGTCGAGGTCGTCGCCGTGATCTGCGAACCCGAGGCCCAGCCCCGGTTCCTGCGTGTGGCGGGCCTGACGGTGATGACGATCGGCTACCTCGACGACCTCCGCCACGCGCTGCACCGATCGGCGTCGGCCGCATGA
- a CDS encoding MoxR family ATPase, which yields MSMTPEQATWFADVAGRIVTNVEQVLLGKTFVIRLAVTAMLSEGHLLLEDVPGTGKTSLARAMAQSVQGSTNRIQFTPDLLPGDITGISVYDQKTQEFDFHRGPIFSNIVLADEINRASPKTQSALLEAMEESAVTVDGVNHRLAAPFMVIATQNPVEQAGTYRLPEAQLDRFLMKASIGYPDHAATVKILETSSAPSSSVPLASVVPAATITEMATLARSVHVDPVIADYVARLVDATRSASEVRLGVSVRGAMGLMRASRVFAALAGRHYVTPDDVKALAVPILAHRLVLDAEAEFDGVSATSVIAQLLVETPPPADRAGS from the coding sequence ATGAGCATGACCCCGGAGCAGGCCACCTGGTTCGCCGACGTCGCAGGCCGCATCGTGACCAACGTCGAGCAGGTGCTCCTCGGGAAGACGTTCGTGATCCGCCTCGCGGTCACGGCGATGCTCAGCGAGGGTCACCTGCTGCTCGAGGACGTCCCCGGCACGGGCAAGACGAGCCTGGCGCGGGCGATGGCACAGAGCGTGCAGGGCTCGACGAACCGCATCCAGTTCACGCCGGACCTGCTGCCGGGCGACATCACGGGTATCAGCGTCTACGACCAGAAGACCCAGGAGTTCGACTTCCACCGGGGCCCGATCTTCTCGAACATCGTGTTGGCTGACGAGATCAACCGTGCGAGCCCGAAGACCCAGTCGGCCCTGCTCGAGGCGATGGAGGAGTCCGCCGTCACGGTCGACGGCGTGAACCACCGACTCGCGGCGCCGTTCATGGTGATCGCGACCCAGAACCCCGTCGAGCAGGCCGGCACGTACCGCCTGCCGGAAGCCCAGCTCGACCGCTTCCTCATGAAGGCGTCGATCGGGTACCCGGACCACGCCGCGACGGTGAAGATCCTCGAGACGTCGTCGGCGCCGTCGAGTTCGGTGCCGCTCGCGAGTGTCGTGCCCGCGGCGACGATCACCGAGATGGCGACGCTGGCGCGCTCGGTCCACGTCGACCCGGTGATCGCCGATTACGTGGCCCGACTGGTCGACGCGACCCGCTCAGCGAGCGAGGTCCGGCTCGGCGTCAGCGTCCGCGGTGCGATGGGCCTCATGCGCGCCTCCCGCGTCTTCGCGGCGTTGGCCGGTCGCCACTACGTCACGCCGGACGACGTGAAGGCACTCGCGGTGCCGATCCTCGCGCACCGCCTGGTCCTCGACGCCGAGGCCGAGTTCGACGGCGTCAGCGCCACGAGCGTCATCGCACAGTTGCTGGTCGAGACCCCGCCGCCGGCGGACCGGGCCGGGTCGTGA
- a CDS encoding Ig-like domain-containing protein, producing the protein MIRAFLEKHRSAAVTVGASVVVGAVVATAAIASTGYHTQRVDLGDGTVWVPSAEYGAVGRANTGVLQLNTAVETASDDLSVLQRGSTVYSVDETKGTVAKVDVADATVADPVTLPAGTPQVFFAGSTAVIGNGDTGELWATPAKDLGEFDASTKADLTLGADAVFDASDDHVAVYSPKTGTAALVDVGTTPTVAKRWTVKMDRADDFQVASFGDHLAVLDRSSGRMSVDGRTVDLGDRVGSAPALQHSTDSSSEVVVAGTAGLVRVSASGDVSNTAMQVSGRAARPMVVGSCTYAAWAGGQAIDTCKGSGLQRLASTAGTGDLQILHNGETVVANDPQSGRAWAIDRSGQLIDNWADLIKKDEDQRQEQVSDDDPEVEKDQKPPVAVDDDLGARPGRTTSLPVLLNDYDPNGDPIVVSEVGKIDDAVGDVAIVGDGQRLQITLSGRATGTVSFPYTITDGNGGSDTATVRVTVRPDSENDPPRQVRDTSADVVQNGHVVSNVLGDWVDPDGDPVYLKSATAADGDRVSTTPDGLLDYRNASARTGDRAVQLVVSDGRADGRGSVTVHVAKQGSVPLYADPFPVQGYAGKAFTVDPLDHVRGGNGTVTLTSVSSSTGLTVTPSYDSGTFRVQGAGAGDHQLEYTVTDGTKTTSGIVRVTILAPPDASTAPITTPKTVFVNTLSTKDTDVTATDIDPAGGVLLVTALDGPGRGSGVEASILDQHTVRVTLTAPLDGPVSFGYTETNGLASATGTITVVEIPKPDRIQPPVAQPDTATVRVGDVANIDVLDNDTQPEGEPLTLQPDLVQNVPGDGGLLFVSGDHLRYLAPKTPGNYTAVYRVAGPDGQYADATVSISVREQDAATNNPPVPQTVTARVVAGQSVRVSIPLNGIDPDGDSVQLVGVASNPDKGSVADVSSDSLTYEAGDYSAGTDEFTYTVVDALGARATGTVRVGIAPRAEQASNPVAEADHVTIRPGGSVTVRVLQNDSDPEGGQLTVTKAEPTAESVSAKILQKQQIRVTPPKTAKNGDYAVLYTVTNENGGASTAFLTVTVDPDAQPLRPEVDDTTLDLQDILHRQSVTVDVLENVFFAEGTTADLKVGVVDGYGDNARTTDDGRIVVRLSDDSQVIPFSVARVDHPDIVSYGFIHVPGFDDALPQVNRTAGAITVKSEATVRIPLSKYVVTANGQTAKITDRGTVKATHANGQSLVVDSSTLQFTSSKLYYGNASISFEVTDGSNANGGKGRVATLVLPVKVTPRSNQPPAFTGSAVDMQPGESRTIDLSKLTDYPYPQDLPELKYSVVSKPSDGTTATISGQNLTIKVADTAKKNTSASIGIGVADDANAGRSGVVSVDVVASTRPLVQPGADKSVTKRGQTTTIDVLANDQPTNPFPGQRLRVVNIRGLGGGLPGGVTVTPSADKSRLQVSVSDSAKPVDTHLQYQVADATDDPDRYVWGDVTISVQDVPDAPGAPTRTGSYEGGQATLTWSTPQANNSPITGYRLQGTNGVSKDCGTATVCTIKGLDPKGSYQFSVVATNAVGDSAASANSAPISADFVPAPPTGISVTPSKSTPNQLDVTWNAVAAPNNGSAVDNYVVSIEGPDLSTTRSTGTATNTSFTGAQSGAQYTVTVSARNGADRNGTVVQWNSASATGSAVGVPGKPTNVSAVAGKNPDRDGKSSVTITWSAADLAGGTSGSYNAFRGAQSDCTARGSLGQTSPASDSGVGGGTATYSVTVWNGYFCNAQTTTTQTYERPSGTSTPAVFLTSDSSSTPDVVVAAPTTPVDHYQLEVGGAPITLQPGQRWSGVPGDGARNVAVAMTLRACGSPGSNFCTTDDGSSYTANIAALDATSSVTSAQLTKSITVSGPTSSAVSVRYTAYWYSTDDGSGFPRTDSWDAGAAAPQPPDDLLFTAKSVRVRAEVTFNDNGALTTNGDYSPLAAVAPAPADSGNAAGN; encoded by the coding sequence GGTGACGGCACCGTGTGGGTGCCGTCCGCCGAGTACGGTGCGGTCGGCCGGGCGAACACCGGCGTCCTGCAGCTCAACACCGCCGTCGAGACCGCGAGCGACGACCTGTCCGTCCTGCAGCGCGGCTCCACGGTCTACAGCGTCGACGAGACGAAGGGCACCGTCGCGAAGGTCGACGTGGCCGACGCCACGGTGGCCGACCCGGTCACGCTGCCGGCCGGCACGCCGCAGGTCTTCTTCGCAGGGTCAACGGCGGTCATCGGCAACGGGGACACCGGCGAGCTCTGGGCGACCCCGGCGAAGGACCTCGGTGAATTCGATGCGTCGACGAAGGCCGACCTGACGCTCGGCGCCGACGCCGTCTTCGACGCCTCGGACGACCACGTCGCCGTCTACTCGCCGAAGACCGGCACCGCCGCACTCGTCGACGTCGGCACCACGCCGACGGTCGCGAAGCGTTGGACAGTGAAGATGGACCGCGCCGACGACTTCCAGGTCGCGTCCTTCGGGGACCACCTGGCCGTGCTCGACCGCAGCTCGGGCCGGATGTCGGTGGACGGTCGCACGGTCGACCTCGGTGACCGCGTCGGCAGTGCACCCGCCCTGCAGCACTCGACGGACAGCTCGTCCGAGGTCGTCGTCGCCGGCACCGCCGGGCTCGTCCGTGTCTCGGCATCCGGCGACGTCAGCAACACTGCGATGCAGGTCTCCGGTCGTGCGGCACGACCGATGGTCGTCGGCTCCTGCACGTACGCGGCGTGGGCCGGCGGGCAGGCGATCGACACCTGCAAGGGGTCCGGCCTGCAGCGACTCGCGAGCACCGCGGGCACCGGGGACCTGCAGATCCTGCACAACGGCGAGACGGTCGTCGCGAACGACCCGCAGAGCGGGCGCGCCTGGGCGATCGACCGGAGCGGACAGCTCATCGACAACTGGGCCGACCTCATCAAGAAGGACGAGGACCAGCGGCAGGAGCAGGTGTCCGACGACGACCCCGAGGTCGAGAAGGACCAGAAGCCGCCGGTGGCGGTCGACGACGACCTGGGCGCTCGTCCGGGACGCACCACGAGCCTCCCGGTCCTGCTGAACGACTACGACCCGAACGGCGACCCGATCGTCGTGAGCGAGGTCGGGAAGATCGACGACGCCGTCGGCGACGTCGCGATCGTCGGCGACGGCCAGCGCCTCCAGATCACGCTGTCCGGCCGCGCCACCGGGACCGTCTCCTTCCCCTACACGATCACGGACGGCAACGGCGGGTCGGACACCGCCACCGTCCGGGTGACCGTCCGCCCCGACTCCGAGAACGACCCGCCCCGACAGGTCCGCGACACCTCGGCCGACGTCGTGCAGAACGGGCACGTCGTCTCGAACGTGCTCGGTGACTGGGTCGACCCCGACGGCGACCCGGTGTACCTCAAGTCGGCGACCGCGGCCGACGGGGACCGGGTGTCGACGACGCCCGACGGGCTCCTCGACTACCGGAACGCGAGCGCGCGGACCGGTGACCGCGCCGTGCAGCTCGTCGTGAGCGACGGGCGTGCGGACGGTCGGGGCTCGGTCACGGTCCACGTGGCGAAGCAGGGCAGCGTGCCGCTCTACGCCGACCCGTTCCCCGTGCAGGGGTACGCGGGCAAGGCGTTCACGGTGGACCCGCTCGACCACGTCCGCGGCGGGAACGGCACCGTCACGCTCACGAGCGTGTCGTCGTCGACCGGCCTCACCGTCACCCCGAGCTACGACTCCGGCACGTTCCGCGTGCAGGGCGCCGGCGCGGGGGACCACCAGCTCGAGTACACCGTGACCGACGGCACGAAGACGACGAGCGGCATCGTGCGGGTCACGATCCTCGCGCCGCCGGACGCCTCGACCGCGCCGATCACGACGCCGAAGACCGTGTTCGTCAACACCCTGTCGACGAAGGACACCGACGTCACCGCCACCGACATCGACCCGGCCGGCGGCGTGCTGCTCGTGACCGCGCTCGACGGTCCGGGCCGTGGTTCCGGGGTCGAGGCGAGCATCCTCGACCAGCACACCGTCCGGGTCACGCTCACCGCGCCGCTCGACGGTCCGGTCTCCTTCGGCTACACCGAGACGAACGGACTCGCCTCGGCGACCGGCACGATAACGGTCGTCGAGATCCCGAAGCCGGACCGGATCCAGCCGCCCGTGGCGCAGCCGGACACCGCGACCGTGCGGGTCGGCGACGTGGCGAACATCGACGTGCTCGACAACGACACCCAGCCCGAGGGGGAGCCGCTCACGCTGCAGCCCGACCTCGTGCAGAACGTCCCCGGCGACGGTGGCCTGCTGTTCGTCTCGGGCGACCACCTGCGGTACCTCGCCCCGAAGACCCCGGGCAACTACACCGCCGTGTACCGGGTCGCCGGGCCCGACGGCCAGTACGCCGACGCGACCGTCTCGATCTCGGTGCGCGAGCAGGACGCCGCGACGAACAACCCGCCCGTCCCGCAGACGGTGACCGCGCGGGTCGTCGCCGGGCAGTCCGTCCGGGTGTCCATCCCGTTGAACGGGATCGACCCCGATGGTGACTCGGTGCAGCTCGTCGGTGTCGCGTCGAACCCCGACAAGGGCTCCGTCGCCGACGTGTCGTCCGACTCGCTGACGTACGAGGCCGGCGACTACTCCGCTGGCACCGACGAGTTCACGTACACGGTCGTCGACGCGCTCGGCGCCCGTGCGACCGGCACCGTGCGCGTCGGCATCGCACCCCGCGCCGAACAGGCGTCGAACCCCGTCGCCGAAGCCGACCACGTGACCATCCGGCCCGGCGGCTCGGTGACCGTCCGCGTCCTGCAGAACGACTCCGATCCCGAGGGTGGCCAGCTCACCGTCACGAAGGCCGAGCCCACCGCCGAGTCGGTCTCCGCCAAGATCCTGCAGAAGCAGCAGATCCGGGTCACACCCCCGAAGACCGCGAAGAACGGCGACTACGCGGTGCTGTACACGGTGACGAACGAGAACGGCGGGGCGAGCACGGCCTTCCTCACCGTCACGGTCGACCCCGACGCCCAGCCGCTGCGGCCCGAGGTCGACGACACCACGCTCGACCTGCAGGACATCCTGCACCGGCAGAGCGTCACGGTCGACGTCCTCGAGAACGTCTTCTTCGCCGAGGGGACCACGGCCGACCTGAAGGTCGGTGTCGTCGACGGCTACGGCGACAACGCCCGCACCACCGACGACGGGCGCATCGTCGTCCGGCTCTCCGACGACTCGCAGGTGATCCCGTTCTCGGTCGCCCGCGTCGACCACCCGGACATCGTCTCCTACGGGTTCATCCACGTGCCCGGCTTCGACGACGCCCTGCCGCAGGTCAACCGGACCGCCGGTGCCATCACGGTGAAGAGCGAGGCGACGGTCCGGATCCCGCTGTCGAAGTACGTCGTCACGGCGAACGGGCAGACCGCCAAGATCACCGACCGGGGCACGGTGAAGGCGACGCACGCGAACGGGCAGAGTCTCGTCGTCGACTCCTCGACGCTGCAGTTCACCTCGTCGAAGCTCTACTACGGCAACGCCTCCATCTCGTTCGAGGTCACCGACGGCTCGAACGCCAACGGCGGCAAGGGACGCGTCGCGACGCTCGTGCTGCCGGTCAAGGTCACGCCCCGGTCCAACCAGCCGCCGGCGTTCACCGGCTCCGCCGTCGACATGCAGCCGGGGGAGTCGCGCACAATCGACCTCAGCAAGCTGACCGACTACCCGTACCCGCAGGACCTCCCCGAGCTCAAGTACTCCGTCGTCAGCAAGCCGAGCGACGGCACCACCGCCACGATCAGCGGGCAGAACCTGACGATCAAGGTCGCCGACACCGCGAAGAAGAACACGAGCGCCTCGATCGGGATCGGGGTCGCCGACGACGCCAACGCCGGCCGGTCCGGGGTCGTGAGCGTCGACGTCGTCGCCTCGACGCGGCCGCTCGTGCAGCCCGGGGCGGACAAGTCGGTCACGAAGCGTGGCCAGACGACCACGATCGACGTCCTCGCCAACGACCAGCCCACGAACCCGTTCCCTGGCCAGCGGTTGCGCGTCGTGAACATCCGCGGCCTCGGCGGCGGGCTTCCCGGCGGCGTGACCGTCACGCCGAGCGCCGACAAGTCGCGGCTGCAGGTCAGTGTCTCCGACAGTGCGAAGCCCGTCGACACGCACCTGCAGTACCAGGTCGCCGACGCCACCGACGATCCGGACCGGTACGTGTGGGGCGACGTGACGATCTCGGTGCAGGACGTCCCGGACGCACCCGGTGCTCCCACCCGCACCGGATCGTACGAAGGCGGGCAGGCGACCCTGACGTGGTCGACGCCGCAGGCGAACAACTCGCCCATCACCGGGTACCGCCTGCAGGGCACGAACGGGGTGTCGAAGGACTGCGGTACGGCGACGGTCTGCACGATCAAGGGGCTCGACCCGAAGGGCTCGTACCAGTTTTCCGTCGTGGCCACGAACGCCGTCGGCGACTCGGCTGCCTCCGCGAACTCCGCGCCGATCAGCGCCGACTTCGTCCCGGCGCCGCCCACCGGCATCAGCGTCACCCCGAGCAAGAGCACGCCGAACCAGCTCGACGTGACCTGGAACGCGGTCGCGGCGCCGAACAACGGCAGCGCCGTGGACAACTACGTCGTCTCGATCGAGGGGCCGGACCTGTCGACGACCCGCAGCACGGGCACGGCCACGAACACGTCCTTCACCGGTGCGCAGAGCGGGGCCCAGTACACGGTGACGGTGTCCGCCCGGAACGGCGCCGACCGCAACGGGACCGTGGTGCAGTGGAACTCCGCTTCGGCCACCGGCTCCGCCGTGGGCGTGCCGGGCAAACCGACCAACGTCTCCGCCGTGGCGGGGAAGAACCCGGACCGGGACGGCAAGTCGTCGGTCACCATCACGTGGAGCGCCGCCGACCTCGCCGGCGGGACGAGCGGCTCCTACAACGCGTTCCGTGGCGCGCAGAGCGACTGCACCGCCCGAGGCTCGCTCGGCCAGACGAGTCCCGCCAGTGACTCCGGCGTCGGCGGCGGGACGGCGACCTACTCGGTGACCGTCTGGAACGGCTACTTCTGCAACGCGCAGACGACGACCACCCAGACCTACGAACGCCCTTCGGGTACCTCCACTCCTGCGGTCTTCCTCACGTCGGACAGCTCCTCGACCCCGGACGTGGTCGTCGCCGCTCCGACGACCCCGGTCGACCATTACCAGCTGGAGGTGGGCGGCGCTCCGATCACGCTGCAGCCCGGGCAACGGTGGAGCGGGGTGCCCGGTGACGGTGCCCGGAACGTCGCCGTCGCGATGACACTGCGCGCGTGCGGGAGCCCCGGCTCGAACTTCTGCACGACGGACGACGGCTCCTCGTACACCGCGAACATCGCCGCGCTCGACGCGACGTCCTCGGTGACGAGCGCGCAGCTGACCAAGTCGATCACGGTGAGCGGGCCGACGTCCTCGGCGGTGTCCGTGCGGTACACCGCCTACTGGTACTCGACCGACGACGGTAGCGGCTTCCCGCGGACGGACTCGTGGGACGCGGGTGCTGCCGCTCCACAGCCGCCGGACGACCTGCTCTTCACCGCGAAGTCGGTCCGAGTACGCGCAGAGGTGACCTTCAACGACAACGGGGCGCTGACGACGAACGGCGACTACTCACCGTTGGCGGCCGTCGCTCCGGCGCCCGCTGACTCCGGAAACGCGGCGGGCAACTGA